A portion of the Gorilla gorilla gorilla isolate KB3781 chromosome X, NHGRI_mGorGor1-v2.1_pri, whole genome shotgun sequence genome contains these proteins:
- the HAPSTR2 gene encoding HUWE1-associated protein modifying stress responses 2: protein MEEQQKEGEAEVAEHWFSKWERQCLAEAEQEEQLPPELQEEAAAELAGLKSEKQKLWHLFQISATAVAQLYKDSGCQQQGLSMWDPFQNAAMAVTSLYKESGDAHQRSFDLGVQVGHQRRIKDVLEWVKKGRSTIRREDLISFLCGKVPPAPPPPRTPRTPPKPPTGVTSQAVATESSSSVDVDLQPFQEAIALHGLSGAMAGISMRSGDSPQDSGVASSGRRKSSFLEDDLNPFDSEELALHLDSGGVRKRTSAQCSDGITDSPIQKRNRMV, encoded by the coding sequence ATGGAGGAGCAGCAGAAGGAGGGCGAGGCCGAGGTCGCGGAGCACTGGTTTTCCAAGTGGGAGCGCCAGTGCCTGGCTGAGGCCGAGCAGGAGGAGCAGCTGCCCCCCGAGCTGCAGGAGGAGGCGGCTGCAGAGTTGGCAGGGCTCAAGAGCGAGAAGCAGAAGCTGTGGCACCTCTTCCAGATCTCGGCCACCGCCGTTGCTCAGCTTTACAAGGATTCTGGGTGCCAACAGCAAGGACTTTCCATGTGGGACCCCTTCCAGAATGCGGCCATGGCCGTGACCAGCCTCTACAAAGAGAGCGGGGATGCCCACCAACGAAGTTTTGACTTGGGTGTCCAGGTTGGCCACCAGCGTCGCATCAAAGATGTGCTGGAGTGGGTGAAAAAGGGCCGGAGCACCATTCGTCGCGAAGACTTGATTAGCTTCCTGTGTGGCAAAGTGCCCCCCGCTCCTCCTCCACCTCGAACTCCTAGGACACCCCCGAAGCCACCCACTGGGGTCACCAGCCAGGCTGTGGCAACTGAGTCCAGCTCATCGGTGGACGTCGACCTGCAGCCCTTCCAGGAGGCGATCGCCCTGCATGGCCTCAGTGGTGCTATGGCCGGCATCAGCATGCGATCGGGCGACTCGCCTCAAGACAGCGGTGTCGCTAGCAGTGGGCGCCGAAAAAGTAGCTTCTTGGAGGACGACTTGAATCCCTTCGACTCAGAGGAACTGGCCCTCCACCTGGACAGTGGGGGGGTCCGCAAGCGCACCTCGGCCCAATGCAGTGATGGCATCACAGACTCCCCAATCCAAAAGCGCAACCGAATGGTCTAA